The proteins below come from a single Aegilops tauschii subsp. strangulata cultivar AL8/78 chromosome 6, Aet v6.0, whole genome shotgun sequence genomic window:
- the LOC109784814 gene encoding uncharacterized protein isoform X1, giving the protein MARAPHQLPPTLRRISRTTTGPSMARAPTPAPPASPGMARAVGRPCSCPAPVVSLSRLFQEVAHRKKAVSPKKKYRRPTLVATIRRRPYLDGCLLEAKLVRGCGNPAFLASTQSAYIQYSIHQMRIVGCALRPLLPFVAPDACHGARALKLQQQPRLPASRRSPRSSASTAPSRPTLAPAPRHTGDHQEHRHLLASA; this is encoded by the exons ATGGCGCGGGCTCCACACCAGCTCCCCCCGACACTCCGCCGGATCTCCCGCACCACCACCGGGCCATCCATGGCGCGGGCTCCAACACCCGCTCCCCCCGCTTCCCCGGGCATGGCGCGGGCAGTTGGGCGGCCATGCTCATGCCCAGCACCGGTAGTCTCG TTGAGCCGTCTCTTCCAGGAGGTCGCGCATCGGAAGAAGGCCGTCTCCCCCAAGAAGAAGTACCGGCGGCCTACCCTCGTCGCCACTATCCGCCGCCGACCGTACCTGGATGGATGCCTCCTCGAGGCCAAGCTTGTGCGTGGCTGCGGCAATCCGGCTTTCTTGGCATCAACACAGTCTGCATACATCCAGTACTCTATCCACCAAA TGCGCATTGTCGGTTGTGCATTACGGCCTCTGCTTCCCTTCGTCGCGCCTGATGCATGCCATGGCGCCCGCGCCCTCAAGCTCCAGCAGCAGCCCCGCCTTCCCGCGTCGCGCCGCAGCCCGCGTTCCTCTGCTTCGACCGCGCCCTCGCGCCCGACACTCGCGCCGGCCCCTCGCCACACCGGCGACCACCAAGAACACCGCCACCTCCTCGCCTCCGCTTAG
- the LOC109784814 gene encoding uncharacterized protein isoform X2 produces the protein MARAPHQLPPTLRRISRTTTGPSMARAPTPAPPASPGMARAVGRPCSCPAPVVSEVAHRKKAVSPKKKYRRPTLVATIRRRPYLDGCLLEAKLVRGCGNPAFLASTQSAYIQYSIHQMRIVGCALRPLLPFVAPDACHGARALKLQQQPRLPASRRSPRSSASTAPSRPTLAPAPRHTGDHQEHRHLLASA, from the exons ATGGCGCGGGCTCCACACCAGCTCCCCCCGACACTCCGCCGGATCTCCCGCACCACCACCGGGCCATCCATGGCGCGGGCTCCAACACCCGCTCCCCCCGCTTCCCCGGGCATGGCGCGGGCAGTTGGGCGGCCATGCTCATGCCCAGCACCGGTAGTCTCG GAGGTCGCGCATCGGAAGAAGGCCGTCTCCCCCAAGAAGAAGTACCGGCGGCCTACCCTCGTCGCCACTATCCGCCGCCGACCGTACCTGGATGGATGCCTCCTCGAGGCCAAGCTTGTGCGTGGCTGCGGCAATCCGGCTTTCTTGGCATCAACACAGTCTGCATACATCCAGTACTCTATCCACCAAA TGCGCATTGTCGGTTGTGCATTACGGCCTCTGCTTCCCTTCGTCGCGCCTGATGCATGCCATGGCGCCCGCGCCCTCAAGCTCCAGCAGCAGCCCCGCCTTCCCGCGTCGCGCCGCAGCCCGCGTTCCTCTGCTTCGACCGCGCCCTCGCGCCCGACACTCGCGCCGGCCCCTCGCCACACCGGCGACCACCAAGAACACCGCCACCTCCTCGCCTCCGCTTAG